In Streptomyces sp. NBC_00433, a single genomic region encodes these proteins:
- a CDS encoding FCD domain-containing protein — MAEEILRLIAELQLQPGDRMPTENQLASRLGTSRTVVREAVKILSAIGRIRAQKGRGLFVANDEGMLGSSLWGSFFLPTDLDHVYRLFEFRRVQEAAASRLAATRATPADLRAIEQAAQTCREGHLTGRRDLFDRGDDDFHLSVAKASQNPFLVDAVREARRLQRQSSTIGLHGTVGGHAEEAVAEHAAIHQAIKDGDAEAAALAAALHLDQTLEDYRREIQRRVFG, encoded by the coding sequence GTGGCCGAGGAGATCCTGCGGCTGATTGCCGAGTTGCAGTTGCAGCCGGGTGATCGGATGCCTACGGAGAACCAGTTGGCGTCGCGGTTGGGTACCAGTCGGACGGTGGTGCGTGAGGCTGTCAAGATCCTGTCTGCTATCGGGCGGATCCGCGCGCAGAAGGGTCGCGGTCTGTTCGTGGCGAACGATGAGGGCATGCTGGGTTCGTCGTTGTGGGGGAGTTTCTTCCTGCCGACCGACCTCGATCACGTCTACCGGCTGTTCGAGTTCCGGCGGGTGCAGGAGGCCGCGGCCAGCCGGTTGGCGGCGACGCGTGCGACGCCGGCGGACCTGCGCGCGATCGAGCAGGCCGCTCAGACGTGTCGGGAGGGCCATCTGACGGGCCGGCGTGACCTGTTCGACCGGGGTGACGACGACTTCCACCTCAGCGTCGCCAAGGCTTCGCAGAATCCGTTCCTGGTGGACGCGGTCCGCGAGGCCCGGCGTCTCCAGCGGCAGTCCAGCACCATCGGGTTGCACGGGACGGTCGGCGGGCATGCCGAGGAGGCCGTGGCGGAGCACGCGGCGATCCACCAGGCGATCAAGGACGGCGATGCGGAGGCGGCGGCGCTGGCGGCCGCGCTCCACCTGGACCAGACCCTTGAGGACTACCGGCGCGAGATCCAGCGCCGCGTTTTCGGCTGA
- a CDS encoding ricin-type beta-trefoil lectin domain protein, with protein MTTLYVSPTGSGTACSASAPCSVTQAKSSVQAIDGNMSGDIVVQLAGGTYRLSSPLVLGSADSGSNGHQVIWQAASGQSPVLSGGQQVTGWTVKDASNNIYAASVPSGADSRQLYVDGALAPRAAISISRSDVNITASGMTIVNSALNYLASLPQQNRIELESQNSFTDRYAPVQSISGSTITMQQPAWNNNNWGYDTLAKPFAGGSLQLENSYSFLKTAGQWFLDPQAGQLYYKAPSGWSPTAHDIELPRLTSLLQIGGSYSSPAHDITVQGIAFEHTTWLQPSSSVGYADQQSGAFLGRSFTQPSDFMTSCQSGCSLFEAARNSWSQVPAAVQVSAARGITFTGDTFAHLGQVGLGIGNDANAHASGVGLGASSVTVSGSTFSDDSGSGIVVGGVQPDAHHPSNTAMTNQDITIQNNRISGVAKDYKDMAGILSTYVTHAVITHNEVSNLAYDGIDVGWGWGANDPNGSQDYRNRGLYNYQPVYTTPTTLKNTVVSYNLVHGTKKVFHDGGSIYNLSANPGASIDHNYIYDNQHTVGLYLDEGSRYVSLKNNVIQDSGVWAFTNAGGSNNTNDSTFDTNWYNSGATQVATGSPHNNVLTGNVQVSGTNWPSGAQQVIAQAGVTSGGGTGSTGALHAVGAGKCLDVPNSSTTPGTQTQIRDCSGQANQTFTRTSSGQLTVYSGTGQMCLDASGQGTTPGTKVAIWTCNGQSNQQWTLNANGTVTGVQSGLCLDVTAGSTANGALVELWTCNSQSNQQWTLG; from the coding sequence ATGACGACCCTGTACGTCTCACCCACCGGCAGCGGCACCGCGTGTTCCGCCTCGGCCCCCTGCTCGGTGACCCAGGCGAAGTCCTCGGTCCAGGCCATCGACGGGAACATGAGCGGCGATATCGTCGTGCAACTGGCCGGCGGAACGTACCGCTTGTCCTCCCCGCTCGTGCTGGGCAGCGCGGATTCGGGCAGCAACGGCCACCAAGTGATCTGGCAGGCAGCGTCCGGGCAGAGTCCGGTGCTGTCCGGCGGGCAGCAGGTGACGGGCTGGACGGTCAAGGACGCGTCGAACAACATCTACGCGGCGTCCGTACCCAGCGGGGCCGACTCCCGGCAGCTGTACGTGGACGGCGCTCTGGCACCGCGGGCGGCGATCTCCATCTCCCGCAGCGACGTGAACATCACCGCCAGCGGGATGACGATCGTCAACTCGGCGCTGAACTACCTCGCCTCGCTGCCGCAGCAGAACCGGATCGAGCTGGAGAGCCAGAACTCCTTCACCGACCGCTATGCCCCCGTGCAGTCCATCAGCGGCAGCACGATCACGATGCAGCAGCCGGCCTGGAACAACAACAACTGGGGCTACGACACGCTGGCCAAGCCCTTCGCCGGCGGCAGCCTCCAGCTGGAGAACTCCTACTCCTTCCTGAAGACCGCCGGCCAGTGGTTCCTCGACCCGCAGGCCGGACAGCTCTACTACAAGGCGCCGTCGGGGTGGTCGCCCACAGCCCACGACATTGAGCTGCCGCGCCTGACCTCCCTGCTGCAGATCGGCGGCAGCTACTCCAGCCCCGCCCACGACATCACCGTCCAGGGGATCGCCTTCGAGCACACGACCTGGCTCCAGCCCAGCAGCTCCGTCGGCTACGCCGACCAGCAGAGCGGTGCCTTCCTGGGGCGTAGCTTCACCCAGCCCTCGGACTTCATGACGTCCTGCCAGTCGGGCTGCTCCCTCTTCGAAGCCGCCCGCAACAGCTGGAGCCAGGTGCCCGCGGCCGTGCAGGTCTCCGCGGCCCGCGGCATCACCTTCACCGGCGACACCTTCGCGCACCTCGGCCAGGTGGGCCTCGGCATCGGCAACGACGCGAACGCGCACGCCTCCGGGGTGGGCCTCGGCGCGTCGTCGGTCACCGTCAGCGGCAGCACCTTCTCCGACGACTCCGGCTCGGGCATCGTGGTCGGCGGCGTCCAGCCCGACGCCCACCACCCCTCCAACACGGCGATGACCAACCAGGACATCACCATCCAGAATAACCGGATCAGCGGCGTGGCCAAGGACTACAAGGACATGGCCGGCATCCTGTCGACCTACGTCACCCACGCCGTCATCACCCACAACGAGGTCTCGAACCTCGCCTACGACGGCATCGACGTCGGCTGGGGCTGGGGCGCCAACGACCCCAACGGCAGCCAGGACTACCGCAACCGCGGCCTCTACAACTACCAGCCCGTCTACACCACACCCACGACCCTGAAGAACACCGTCGTCAGCTACAACCTCGTCCACGGCACGAAGAAGGTCTTCCACGACGGCGGGAGCATCTACAACCTGTCCGCCAACCCCGGCGCCAGCATCGACCACAACTACATCTACGACAACCAGCACACGGTGGGCCTCTACCTCGACGAGGGCTCCCGCTACGTCAGCCTCAAGAACAACGTCATCCAGGACTCCGGCGTGTGGGCCTTCACCAACGCCGGCGGCTCGAACAACACCAACGACAGCACCTTCGACACCAACTGGTACAACTCCGGTGCCACCCAGGTGGCCACCGGCTCACCCCACAACAACGTCCTGACCGGCAATGTCCAGGTCAGCGGCACCAACTGGCCGTCAGGAGCGCAACAGGTCATCGCCCAGGCCGGCGTGACCAGCGGCGGCGGCACGGGGAGCACCGGGGCGCTGCACGCGGTAGGCGCGGGCAAGTGCCTCGACGTGCCGAACTCCTCCACCACCCCGGGCACCCAGACGCAGATCCGGGACTGCAGCGGCCAGGCCAACCAGACCTTCACCCGCACGTCCTCCGGGCAGTTGACGGTCTACAGCGGCACCGGCCAGATGTGCCTGGACGCCAGCGGCCAGGGCACCACCCCGGGCACCAAGGTCGCCATCTGGACCTGCAACGGCCAGAGCAACCAGCAGTGGACCCTCAACGCCAACGGCACCGTCACCGGCGTCCAGTCCGGACTCTGCCTGGACGTCACCGCGGGCTCCACCGCCAACGGCGCCCTGGTCGAGCTGTGGACCTGCAACAGCCAGAGCAACCAGCAGTGGACGCTCGGGTGA